The proteins below come from a single Mytilus edulis chromosome 5, xbMytEdul2.2, whole genome shotgun sequence genomic window:
- the LOC139522663 gene encoding ankyrin repeat family A protein 2-like yields the protein MLLERGADPDKCDKDMWSPLMLACGNRYIEIVRMLLDSGADCNKCDKDGWSSLMFACEEESTEIVRMLLDSGADCNKCDQDGWSPLMRAFGNRYTEIVRMLIDKDSDNG from the coding sequence ATGTTATTAGAAAGAGGGGCAGATCCTGATAAATGTGATAAAGATATGTGGTCACCTTTAATGCTTGCTTGtggtaatagatacattgaaataGTAAGGATGCTGTTAGACAGTGGGGCAGATTGTAATAAATGCGACAAAGATGGGTGGTCGTCTTTAATGTTTGCATGTGAAGAAGAAAGCacagaaatagtaaggatgttgttagatAGTGGAGCAGATTGTAATAAATGTGATCAAGATGGGTGGTCACCTTTAATGCGTGCATTTGGTAATAGATACACggaaatagtaaggatgttgaTAGATAAAGATTC